One Sinorhizobium mexicanum genomic region harbors:
- a CDS encoding ATP-binding protein, with the protein MLRESRNNTPRRSTKRSRRGSSTHDSERRIVTALCYDLVGSTDLFQRMDIEDYQELMSAFAAAARQSIASRSGIIQHEAGDGGVALFPIELDAKDAASLAIRAGLDIIEGCRRVGQEARRADLHVRVGVATSIALVNEAKMENWTQEAVTGAALAMAARLEAIAVPDSVLVSEDTRNLAGRSHAFVFQGSKTLKGFTEPEKVWRALGHKIEVNRFYAYGRLGGPFIGRESELAAIAETWEGVLGGQGEVLLIMGEAGIGKSRLLREVRRKTRDRRSKLFFFQCLPGGFRSTLHPLRNSFPGGMSEVGGQLTAAAVTNLFERNGIYDQEATEVFAYLLGAQGGNEYLSGSDPKAVREKAHRAVFRTLKAACQNGPIVVVVEDVHWIDPTSQDLLAEAAQVLRELPILLVVSSRPQSQATGYQPAGSPVHWLDAANPTRISLRALDRDETRLAIRARWPEHRLTMLPELFDVTERISGGVPLFIEEICQWASQNVGADTINLPESVKPSHVSAFENILDARLQHLGPARDVARAGAIAGSQFTLPLLHALLPDFSKKSLASAADTLCETGFLIRIRAPGRIAYGFRHVLIQETIYNALLRKQRQTLHRRLFGAVSQDHQVAAWIDTGELAEHAERAGLLENAIELFIAAGKERSSRSAMVEARQYLEHALTLADQMGDGHRVEPLQLSALVALGPILIGMVGMSSQPARQLYEKGVAITRRQPMEDQSKWFPIYWGWWLTGADFPAMHDRALEVQTMLAGVEDPEVRLQVNHCIWAIDFNLGHHRETQEAIEAGLALYDEQSAKTSRTLYGGHDAKVCGLGQLALSLWLTGRPKASDAALSQMIAFVDGIAHAPSKAHSLDTEAVSAFYRNDFQRLTDVAGRMAEFARRHEMQSLSGLSLLFGGWAEAHLQDLAGGHETFQSGLSLLKQLGTVIDLPIYLYMHATMLGLAGKHEPAIDVANEAIEKAKETHHAYWLPELHRCRAVLHAQAHAPHDIVAADLRAAMKIAEAQGAEALAERARQSIRELGVAIGR; encoded by the coding sequence ATGCTTCGCGAGAGCCGGAACAACACGCCACGACGATCGACCAAGCGCTCACGGCGCGGTTCATCCACGCATGACAGCGAGCGGCGCATCGTAACCGCGCTGTGCTACGATCTCGTCGGTTCTACCGATCTCTTCCAACGTATGGATATCGAGGACTACCAGGAGCTGATGTCCGCCTTTGCGGCTGCGGCGAGACAATCGATCGCCTCTCGTTCCGGTATCATCCAGCACGAGGCCGGCGATGGCGGCGTGGCGCTGTTTCCGATCGAGCTCGATGCCAAGGATGCGGCTTCGCTCGCCATTCGCGCCGGGCTCGACATCATCGAGGGCTGCCGGCGCGTCGGCCAGGAGGCGAGGCGCGCCGATTTGCACGTTCGAGTCGGTGTCGCGACGTCGATCGCGCTCGTCAACGAAGCCAAGATGGAGAACTGGACGCAGGAAGCTGTCACCGGCGCGGCGCTCGCGATGGCGGCGCGGCTGGAGGCGATCGCCGTGCCGGACAGCGTGCTGGTCTCCGAGGACACGCGCAACCTGGCGGGCCGGTCGCATGCCTTCGTGTTCCAGGGCAGCAAGACGCTCAAGGGATTCACAGAGCCGGAAAAGGTGTGGCGCGCGCTCGGGCACAAGATCGAGGTCAATCGCTTTTACGCGTATGGAAGGCTCGGCGGTCCGTTCATCGGACGCGAAAGCGAGCTGGCTGCGATCGCCGAGACCTGGGAGGGCGTGCTTGGCGGCCAGGGCGAGGTGCTGCTGATCATGGGAGAGGCTGGTATCGGCAAGTCCCGGCTGTTGCGGGAGGTCCGCCGCAAGACGCGCGACCGGCGGTCCAAGCTGTTTTTCTTCCAGTGCCTTCCCGGCGGATTCCGCTCGACCTTGCATCCGTTGCGCAACAGTTTTCCCGGCGGCATGTCGGAAGTCGGCGGGCAACTGACGGCGGCCGCGGTTACGAACCTCTTCGAGCGAAACGGGATCTACGATCAAGAAGCCACGGAGGTGTTCGCCTATCTGCTCGGAGCGCAGGGAGGAAACGAGTATTTGTCGGGCAGCGATCCGAAGGCGGTCCGCGAAAAGGCGCATCGCGCCGTGTTCCGCACGCTCAAGGCGGCCTGCCAAAACGGACCGATCGTCGTCGTGGTAGAAGACGTGCACTGGATCGATCCCACCTCGCAGGACCTGCTGGCGGAAGCCGCACAGGTCTTGCGCGAGCTTCCGATCCTCCTCGTCGTCTCTTCGCGCCCGCAGTCGCAGGCGACGGGCTACCAGCCGGCTGGTAGCCCGGTGCACTGGCTCGATGCGGCAAATCCGACCCGTATTTCCCTGCGCGCGCTCGATCGCGACGAGACGCGGCTGGCGATCAGGGCGAGATGGCCGGAGCACAGGCTCACCATGCTTCCCGAACTTTTCGATGTGACGGAGAGGATATCGGGCGGCGTTCCGCTGTTCATCGAAGAGATCTGCCAATGGGCGTCGCAGAATGTGGGTGCCGACACGATCAACCTCCCGGAAAGCGTCAAGCCCAGTCACGTTTCGGCCTTCGAGAACATTCTTGACGCGCGCCTCCAGCATTTAGGGCCCGCCCGGGACGTGGCGCGGGCCGGCGCGATTGCGGGCTCTCAGTTCACGCTGCCGCTGCTGCACGCGCTGTTGCCGGATTTCAGCAAGAAGTCGCTGGCAAGTGCCGCCGATACCCTCTGCGAGACGGGATTTCTGATCCGGATCAGGGCGCCAGGGCGCATCGCCTACGGCTTCCGGCATGTGCTGATCCAGGAGACGATCTACAACGCATTGTTGCGCAAGCAGCGGCAGACATTGCACCGCCGCCTTTTCGGCGCCGTCAGCCAGGACCACCAGGTCGCAGCCTGGATCGACACCGGCGAGCTCGCCGAGCATGCGGAACGGGCAGGTCTTCTCGAAAACGCGATCGAGCTGTTCATCGCGGCGGGGAAGGAGAGATCGAGCCGCTCGGCGATGGTCGAGGCGCGGCAGTATCTCGAACATGCCCTGACGCTTGCGGACCAGATGGGTGACGGGCACAGGGTCGAGCCGCTGCAGCTTTCTGCGCTGGTCGCACTCGGGCCGATCCTTATCGGAATGGTGGGAATGAGTTCGCAGCCGGCGCGTCAGCTCTATGAAAAAGGCGTGGCAATCACCCGCCGGCAACCGATGGAGGACCAGTCTAAATGGTTTCCGATCTATTGGGGCTGGTGGCTGACGGGCGCGGATTTTCCTGCCATGCACGACCGCGCCCTGGAGGTGCAGACCATGCTGGCCGGCGTGGAAGATCCGGAGGTCAGGCTGCAGGTCAACCATTGCATCTGGGCCATCGATTTCAATCTCGGCCACCATCGCGAGACTCAGGAAGCGATCGAAGCGGGTCTGGCGCTTTATGACGAGCAATCGGCCAAGACGAGCCGCACGCTCTATGGCGGCCACGACGCCAAGGTTTGCGGCCTCGGACAACTGGCGCTTTCGTTGTGGCTGACGGGCCGACCAAAGGCATCGGACGCGGCGCTTTCGCAAATGATCGCCTTTGTCGACGGGATCGCGCATGCGCCGAGCAAGGCGCACTCGCTGGACACGGAAGCGGTGTCCGCCTTTTACCGCAACGACTTTCAGCGACTCACGGACGTTGCCGGACGGATGGCCGAGTTTGCGAGGAGGCACGAGATGCAGTCGCTTTCCGGCCTGTCGCTTCTTTTCGGCGGCTGGGCCGAGGCGCATCTCCAAGATCTCGCCGGCGGACACGAGACGTTTCAAAGCGGCCTTTCGCTTTTGAAGCAGCTCGGCACGGTCATAGACCTCCCGATTTATCTCTACATGCACGCGACGATGCTGGGCCTGGCGGGGAAACATGAGCCGGCGATCGACGTCGCCAACGAAGCGATAGAGAAGGCCAAGGAAACACACCACGCCTATTGGCTTCCCGAACTCCACCGGTGCCGAGCCGTTCTCCACGCGCAGGCCCACGCGCCCCACGATATTGTTGCCGCGGATTTGCGCGCTGCCATGAAAATCGCGGAGGCTCAAGGCGCCGAGGCGCTTGCCGAGCGGGCCAGGCAATCGATCCGGGAGCTTGGCGTTGCCATCGGGCGTTGA
- a CDS encoding ATP-dependent DNA helicase, with protein MQFAPQQDEALQAVSRWLKEGRSPLFRLFGYAGTGKTTLARHFAEHVDGEVLFAAFTGKAAQVLRSKGASNAKTIHSLIYRPRGEEEVEDEETGKTSIAPMFSINRQSPVAKAALIIVDECSMVDESLGKDLMSFGTPILVLGDPGQLPPVSGGGYFTNQEPDYLLTDIHRQARDNPIIQLAMQVREGSEIMHGDYGTAQVIGRGQVTQDLVLEADQVLVGTNRTRRRYNQRLRELKGFTSEYPQSGDKLVCLRNDPAKGLLNGSLWQVMSSSKETVKPGINLMIRPEDDDMDRGAAKIKLLKAAFEDVEGEIPWSTRKRYDEFDYGYALTVHKAQGSQWNNVVLFDESFAFRDTRERWLYTAITRAAERLTIVR; from the coding sequence ATGCAGTTCGCTCCGCAACAGGATGAGGCCTTGCAGGCCGTTTCACGCTGGCTGAAGGAAGGGCGCTCGCCGCTCTTCCGGCTGTTCGGCTATGCCGGAACCGGCAAGACAACGCTCGCCCGCCATTTCGCCGAGCACGTGGACGGCGAGGTGCTGTTTGCCGCCTTCACCGGCAAGGCGGCGCAGGTGCTGCGCTCCAAGGGGGCGAGCAATGCCAAGACCATCCATTCGCTGATCTACCGGCCGCGTGGAGAGGAGGAGGTGGAGGACGAGGAGACCGGCAAGACCTCGATCGCGCCGATGTTCTCGATCAACCGGCAGAGCCCGGTCGCAAAAGCAGCGCTGATCATCGTCGACGAATGCTCGATGGTCGACGAGTCGCTCGGCAAGGACTTGATGAGCTTCGGCACGCCGATCCTCGTTCTTGGCGATCCGGGACAGTTGCCGCCGGTCTCGGGCGGCGGCTATTTCACCAATCAGGAACCGGACTACCTGCTGACGGACATCCACCGGCAGGCCCGCGACAACCCGATCATCCAGCTGGCCATGCAGGTGCGTGAGGGCAGCGAGATCATGCATGGCGACTACGGCACCGCCCAGGTGATCGGCCGCGGGCAGGTGACGCAGGACCTGGTGCTGGAGGCCGACCAGGTGCTCGTCGGCACGAACCGGACGCGGCGGCGCTACAACCAGCGGCTCCGCGAGCTGAAGGGCTTCACCAGCGAATATCCGCAATCCGGCGACAAGCTGGTCTGCCTGCGGAACGACCCGGCCAAGGGGCTGCTCAACGGTTCGCTCTGGCAGGTGATGAGTTCCTCAAAGGAAACGGTGAAGCCGGGCATCAACCTGATGATCCGCCCGGAAGACGACGACATGGATCGCGGTGCTGCGAAGATCAAGCTCCTGAAGGCCGCCTTCGAGGATGTCGAGGGCGAGATCCCCTGGTCCACCCGCAAGCGCTATGACGAGTTCGACTACGGCTACGCGCTGACGGTGCACAAGGCACAGGGCTCCCAGTGGAACAATGTCGTGCTCTTCGACGAGAGCTTCGCGTTTCGCGACACGCGCGAACGGTGGCTCTACACGGCGATCACCCGCGCGGCGGAGCGGCTGACGATCGTCCGGTGA
- a CDS encoding AbrB family transcriptional regulator — protein MRPEHPATPAPPENAGIGRLRPALQWCALAPLSAVFAAILEAIGLPAGLLIGPMLAGALVGMNGGTIRLPRQLYFCVQFILAMMIAGSMTPGLLVAFSGNWLLFLAVVLAVIGVSTLCGWTMTRMRILPGTTAIWGSSAGAASTMLLMADAYGADARLVAFMQYLRVVFVASAATLVAHLWVSGAEVRATAGWFAPVAGLPFLATLAVGVAGGFLGKVLRVPAGVFLVPFAIGSVLNITGALTTELPRWLIALCSVMLGWNIGLGFTRTILVHARRALVPTVISILALMSFSGLLAVLLIVAAGIDPLTAYLATSPGGLDSIAVIATSSNVDVSFVMALQTVRVLIITMLGPALARFVADRA, from the coding sequence TTGAGACCGGAACACCCAGCAACGCCCGCCCCGCCGGAAAACGCAGGGATCGGCCGCTTGCGGCCGGCTTTGCAGTGGTGCGCGCTCGCGCCCCTTTCGGCCGTGTTCGCGGCGATCCTCGAGGCGATCGGCCTTCCGGCCGGCCTGCTGATAGGCCCGATGCTCGCCGGCGCGCTCGTCGGCATGAACGGCGGCACGATCCGCCTGCCGCGCCAGCTCTACTTCTGCGTCCAGTTCATCCTGGCGATGATGATCGCCGGCTCGATGACGCCGGGCCTGCTGGTCGCCTTTTCCGGCAACTGGCTGCTCTTCCTCGCCGTCGTTCTCGCGGTCATAGGTGTCAGCACGCTTTGCGGCTGGACCATGACGCGGATGCGCATCCTGCCTGGCACGACGGCGATCTGGGGCTCCTCGGCCGGCGCCGCTTCGACCATGCTCTTGATGGCGGACGCCTATGGCGCTGATGCAAGGTTGGTCGCCTTCATGCAATACTTGCGCGTTGTCTTCGTCGCCAGCGCGGCGACGCTGGTCGCCCACCTGTGGGTCTCCGGTGCCGAGGTCCGCGCCACGGCCGGCTGGTTCGCGCCGGTCGCCGGCCTCCCCTTCCTGGCGACGCTTGCCGTCGGCGTTGCCGGCGGCTTCCTCGGCAAGGTCCTGCGCGTACCGGCTGGCGTCTTCCTCGTGCCGTTTGCCATCGGGTCCGTTCTCAACATCACCGGGGCGCTGACGACGGAGCTGCCGCGATGGCTGATTGCCCTGTGCTCCGTCATGCTCGGCTGGAACATCGGCCTCGGGTTCACGCGTACGATCCTGGTACACGCCCGCCGGGCACTGGTGCCGACGGTCATTTCCATCCTCGCCTTGATGTCCTTTTCCGGATTGCTTGCGGTTCTACTGATCGTAGCCGCGGGCATCGATCCGCTGACGGCCTACCTCGCCACCAGCCCCGGCGGCCTCGATTCGATCGCCGTGATTGCCACCTCGAGCAATGTCGACGTGTCCTTCGTCATGGCGCTACAGACGGTGCGGGTGCTGATCATCACCATGCTCGGCCCGGCCCTCGCCCGCTTCGTCGCCGATCGGGCTTAA
- a CDS encoding COG4315 family predicted lipoprotein, with translation MRTFPIAIAICLAASASAFAAPPVKSVESKKGNVLAAANGMTLYTYKDDHGGVSSCYDNCAKNWPPFMVEGKATAEGAYTIVDRKDGSKQWAKDGMPLYFFVKDKKMGDITGDGVKGEWDVARP, from the coding sequence ATGAGAACGTTTCCAATAGCCATCGCCATTTGCCTTGCTGCGAGCGCTTCCGCCTTTGCCGCGCCGCCGGTCAAGTCGGTCGAATCGAAAAAGGGCAATGTGCTGGCCGCAGCGAACGGCATGACGCTTTACACGTACAAGGATGATCACGGTGGCGTTTCCAGCTGCTACGACAACTGCGCGAAGAACTGGCCGCCCTTCATGGTCGAAGGAAAGGCCACGGCCGAGGGCGCCTACACGATCGTCGACCGCAAGGATGGCAGCAAGCAGTGGGCGAAGGATGGCATGCCGCTCTATTTCTTCGTCAAGGACAAGAAGATGGGTGACATTACCGGCGACGGCGTGAAGGGCGAATGGGATGTCGCACGGCCGTGA
- a CDS encoding RNA polymerase sigma factor translates to MSHGRDGQEGSAGTDPSAPDAFEEGVLALMPALRRYSRSLTRSDPDGEDLLQDCVEKVLARRAQWRGVNLRAWAFTIMTNLYRNTHRHRAQHPEVELNDELGLAAAEDNADPLEKLRLERALDRLSAENRSVLMLVVIEGYRYQDVAEMMAIPIGTVMSRLSRARRQLAEAMKDGNVVALRRPK, encoded by the coding sequence ATGTCGCACGGCCGTGACGGTCAAGAGGGGAGCGCGGGGACGGATCCTTCCGCTCCCGACGCCTTCGAGGAAGGGGTGCTGGCCCTGATGCCGGCGCTCCGGCGCTATTCGCGCAGCCTCACACGATCCGACCCGGACGGCGAGGATCTGTTGCAGGATTGCGTCGAGAAGGTCCTGGCGCGCCGCGCACAGTGGCGCGGGGTGAATCTGCGCGCCTGGGCCTTCACGATCATGACCAATCTCTACCGCAACACGCACCGGCACAGGGCGCAGCACCCCGAGGTCGAACTCAATGACGAACTCGGTCTCGCCGCCGCTGAAGACAATGCCGACCCGCTGGAGAAGCTGCGCCTCGAACGCGCGCTCGACAGGCTTTCGGCCGAAAACCGCTCGGTGCTGATGCTGGTCGTGATCGAAGGTTACCGCTACCAGGACGTGGCGGAGATGATGGCGATCCCGATCGGCACGGTCATGTCGCGCCTGTCGCGTGCCCGCCGCCAGCTCGCCGAAGCAATGAAGGACGGCAACGTGGTTGCCCTGCGGAGACCGAAATGA
- a CDS encoding anti-sigma factor family protein: MTDEFNTVSEDELHAYVDGQLSQPERERIEAWLERHPARAEEVRQWQAQAAALKSHFASYARSDDGDRSLVATGRATPKVGTRSSRGLLGRAAAGLLIFAAGALTGLYGPAIMAPDRPLQIAEEPDTLPGQAQSAFLIYASEVRHPVEVGADDQPHLATWLGKRLDYALRIPDLSTLGFSLVGGRLVPVNGKAGAMLMYEDGTGQRLTVLLGRNTENRETSFRIASQGGVETFYWIDGGIGYAVTGEVPRELLQKVADECYRQFEGSSAS; encoded by the coding sequence ATGACTGACGAATTCAACACTGTCTCCGAAGACGAGCTGCACGCCTATGTCGATGGCCAACTGAGCCAGCCGGAGCGAGAGCGCATCGAGGCATGGCTCGAAAGGCACCCGGCACGCGCAGAGGAAGTGCGGCAGTGGCAGGCGCAGGCCGCGGCGCTGAAATCGCATTTCGCCAGCTATGCCCGCAGTGACGACGGGGACCGCTCGCTCGTCGCCACGGGCCGGGCAACGCCGAAGGTCGGGACGAGATCCTCCCGCGGCCTGCTTGGACGCGCCGCCGCCGGTCTGCTGATCTTCGCCGCAGGCGCCCTCACCGGCCTCTATGGACCCGCGATCATGGCTCCCGACAGGCCGCTTCAGATCGCGGAAGAGCCCGACACGCTGCCCGGGCAGGCACAGTCGGCCTTCCTCATCTATGCGAGCGAGGTGCGCCACCCGGTCGAGGTGGGCGCCGACGACCAACCGCATCTGGCGACCTGGCTCGGCAAGCGGCTCGACTATGCGCTGAGGATCCCCGATCTTTCCACGCTCGGCTTCTCGCTCGTCGGCGGCCGGCTCGTTCCGGTCAACGGCAAGGCGGGCGCCATGCTGATGTACGAGGATGGCACCGGCCAGCGGCTGACCGTCCTTCTCGGTCGCAACACCGAGAACCGCGAGACGAGCTTCCGCATTGCGAGCCAAGGCGGCGTCGAAACCTTCTACTGGATCGATGGCGGGATCGGCTACGCCGTCACCGGCGAAGTGCCGCGCGAGCTTCTGCAGAAGGTCGCCGACGAATGCTACCGGCAGTTCGAGGGCTCGTCAGCGTCGTGA
- a CDS encoding GNAT family protein, whose amino-acid sequence MAIGIFNSAMLGRGFGSEAIHLLLRHAFGPMGLHRIGIRVLSYNERAIRAYQKCGFVVEGREREAAFVNGTWHDDIMMGLLDREFLDRPAPQTHDADEPSNCR is encoded by the coding sequence ATGGCAATCGGAATCTTCAACAGCGCCATGCTCGGGCGTGGGTTTGGCAGCGAGGCAATCCACCTTCTTCTGAGGCACGCCTTTGGCCCGATGGGGCTTCATCGAATTGGCATACGTGTGCTCAGCTACAACGAACGAGCGATCAGGGCGTATCAAAAGTGCGGTTTTGTTGTGGAGGGGAGAGAGCGCGAGGCTGCCTTTGTCAACGGAACCTGGCACGACGATATCATGATGGGCTTGCTCGACCGTGAATTCCTTGACAGGCCCGCGCCTCAGACTCACGACGCTGACGAGCCCTCGAACTGCCGGTAG
- a CDS encoding NAD-dependent epimerase/dehydratase family protein, whose protein sequence is MNILILGATGFIGSAIARKLVNDGHRVTGLGRDPSRAALKMPALHWISADLAGMTRSDDWQDALEGHDMVVNCAGALQDGLAAAITGAHALFAFRRDYEASQPRIRAVMKQRDPAKDIRKFTVTYLTGGLICGSMLPEGQSKENSVRRIFGLAAIFCSFSISAFAAAPNDIADLVGSRAADAESEMRARGYEHVGSYSAWWNDETGTCVRVRVSNGRYSRIDRLKPSACGQTSAASPPPDFSNVPARALRACSRRANRYQSPQGGASVVKAAERTGPTWLLTMATRHYILKCTVTGSGRVIRMETG, encoded by the coding sequence ATGAACATCCTGATTCTCGGCGCGACCGGGTTCATCGGCTCCGCCATCGCCAGAAAACTCGTCAATGATGGCCACCGGGTGACCGGGCTTGGCCGCGATCCTTCGCGCGCCGCACTGAAAATGCCCGCGCTTCACTGGATCAGCGCCGATCTTGCCGGCATGACGCGGAGCGACGACTGGCAAGATGCGCTCGAGGGCCACGACATGGTCGTCAATTGCGCCGGCGCCCTGCAGGACGGCCTTGCCGCAGCGATCACAGGCGCACACGCGCTTTTCGCTTTTCGCCGCGACTACGAGGCCAGCCAGCCTCGAATTCGCGCTGTGATGAAACAACGTGACCCCGCCAAGGATATCCGTAAATTTACCGTTACGTACTTAACCGGTGGGCTCATTTGTGGTTCGATGCTACCAGAGGGTCAGTCTAAGGAGAATTCCGTGAGAAGGATATTCGGCCTTGCGGCCATCTTTTGCTCGTTTTCTATTTCTGCTTTCGCTGCCGCGCCCAATGATATCGCCGATCTCGTCGGTTCTCGCGCGGCAGACGCCGAATCCGAGATGCGGGCGCGTGGCTACGAACACGTGGGGAGCTATAGCGCGTGGTGGAACGACGAGACCGGCACTTGCGTTAGGGTGCGCGTGTCGAATGGCCGCTACTCGCGTATCGATCGGTTGAAGCCGTCCGCATGCGGCCAAACTTCCGCCGCATCGCCGCCCCCTGATTTCAGCAACGTCCCGGCTCGCGCTCTACGGGCGTGCAGCCGACGTGCCAATCGATATCAGAGCCCTCAAGGTGGAGCGAGCGTCGTCAAAGCAGCCGAGCGAACTGGTCCCACCTGGTTACTGACGATGGCCACCCGACACTACATTCTCAAATGCACAGTTACGGGTTCCGGACGCGTAATTCGAATGGAAACGGGGTAA
- a CDS encoding helix-turn-helix domain-containing protein: MTVIGSGKAKAVAIARWLGASFSLDRFGRILPAMSSDLAEIVQMIRRLESAGMTRRQIAEGANVAPSSITRIATGIATAPSYRLVAAIKRFHRKNFPGGEPETLTRFEPEKPTRFAPGCQPRASR; encoded by the coding sequence TTGACCGTCATCGGTTCTGGAAAGGCGAAAGCCGTCGCCATCGCCCGCTGGCTTGGCGCGAGCTTTTCCCTCGACCGTTTCGGGCGCATATTGCCCGCCATGTCCTCCGATCTTGCCGAAATCGTCCAGATGATCCGCCGCCTCGAGTCCGCCGGAATGACGCGTAGGCAGATTGCCGAGGGGGCGAACGTCGCGCCGAGTTCGATCACCCGGATCGCGACCGGCATAGCGACCGCGCCGAGTTACCGGCTGGTTGCCGCGATCAAGCGCTTCCACAGGAAAAACTTTCCGGGGGGCGAGCCGGAAACGCTGACGCGGTTCGAGCCGGAAAAGCCGACACGGTTCGCGCCGGGATGCCAGCCGAGGGCGAGCCGGTAA
- a CDS encoding LysE family translocator → MQLDTLLALFLFAFTTSITPGPNNMMLFASGVNFGFARTIPHMLGIGVGFFVLLLAVGLGLGALLHSVPLVYTTLKFAGGGYLVWIAWKIGTSRSLGEGKASARPMTFLQAAAFQWVNPKAWVMAVSAMATYTSGDSYLLSVLAVGLVFALVNVPSVSTWAGFGSALRQWLSEPSRLKWFNITMALLLVSSNFYVLLGG, encoded by the coding sequence ATGCAACTGGATACGCTGCTCGCCCTGTTCCTGTTTGCCTTCACGACGTCGATTACGCCGGGGCCGAACAACATGATGCTGTTTGCCTCAGGCGTGAACTTCGGTTTCGCGCGCACCATTCCGCATATGCTAGGCATCGGCGTCGGCTTCTTCGTGCTCCTGCTCGCAGTCGGTCTCGGGCTTGGCGCGCTGCTCCACTCGGTGCCGCTCGTCTACACCACGCTGAAATTTGCCGGCGGCGGCTATCTCGTGTGGATCGCCTGGAAGATCGGGACCTCGCGATCGCTCGGTGAGGGCAAGGCGAGCGCGCGGCCAATGACCTTCCTGCAGGCCGCTGCCTTTCAATGGGTGAATCCGAAGGCCTGGGTCATGGCAGTCTCGGCGATGGCCACCTATACGAGCGGCGACAGCTATCTATTGAGCGTACTCGCCGTCGGCCTCGTCTTCGCGCTCGTCAACGTGCCGAGCGTTTCGACCTGGGCTGGCTTCGGCTCGGCTCTCCGGCAATGGCTCTCCGAACCGTCGCGGCTCAAATGGTTCAACATCACCATGGCTCTTCTATTAGTTTCATCTAATTTTTATGTGTTATTAGGTGGTTAA
- a CDS encoding class I SAM-dependent methyltransferase, whose product MAQNIYDKREFFAGYSQLPRSVHGLDGAPEWPAIRAMLPDLKGLRVVDLGCGFGWFARWAHQNGAAHVLGLDVSENMIARARKDTGDMAIEYRIADLDHLVLPEASFDFAYSSLALHYIEDFDRLVRTVHASLVPGAHFVFTIEHPIYMAPTKPGWSSDADGGRIWPLDRYSVEGKRITDWLAKGVVKYHRTIGTTLNALIKAGFSIRHVEEWSPTAEQIAATPDLAEEVDRPMMLLVAAQR is encoded by the coding sequence ATGGCACAAAATATCTACGACAAACGCGAATTCTTCGCAGGCTACAGCCAGCTCCCGCGATCTGTGCACGGGCTCGATGGCGCCCCCGAATGGCCGGCGATCCGGGCCATGTTGCCGGACCTCAAGGGCCTGCGTGTGGTCGATCTCGGCTGCGGCTTCGGCTGGTTTGCCCGTTGGGCACACCAGAACGGTGCGGCCCATGTGCTCGGACTGGACGTCTCCGAGAACATGATCGCGCGTGCGAGGAAGGATACCGGCGACATGGCGATCGAATATCGGATTGCAGATCTCGATCATCTCGTGCTGCCGGAAGCGAGCTTCGATTTCGCCTATAGCTCGCTCGCCCTTCATTATATCGAGGATTTCGACCGGCTGGTGCGGACCGTCCATGCCAGCCTTGTGCCCGGCGCGCATTTCGTCTTCACGATCGAGCATCCGATCTACATGGCGCCGACCAAACCGGGCTGGTCCAGCGATGCGGACGGCGGCAGGATCTGGCCGCTCGATCGTTATTCGGTCGAGGGGAAACGTATCACCGATTGGCTGGCCAAGGGCGTCGTCAAATATCACCGCACGATCGGCACGACATTGAACGCGCTCATCAAGGCTGGCTTCTCGATCCGCCACGTCGAGGAGTGGAGCCCGACGGCGGAACAGATCGCCGCCACTCCCGATCTCGCGGAAGAGGTGGACCGCCCAATGATGCTTCTGGTCGCCGCCCAGCGTTAG
- a CDS encoding cold-shock protein, which produces MASGTVKWFNSTKGFGFIQPDDGTPDVFVHISAVERAGLSTLKDGQKVSFELTQDRRTGKSSAENLRAL; this is translated from the coding sequence GTGGCTTCCGGAACAGTAAAGTGGTTCAATAGCACCAAGGGCTTTGGTTTCATCCAGCCGGATGACGGCACGCCTGACGTGTTCGTGCACATCTCGGCTGTCGAGCGCGCCGGCCTGTCCACCCTCAAGGATGGTCAGAAGGTGAGCTTCGAACTTACCCAGGATCGGCGCACGGGCAAGTCCTCCGCGGAAAACCTGCGCGCCCTTTGA